Proteins encoded within one genomic window of Rubripirellula tenax:
- a CDS encoding CCA tRNA nucleotidyltransferase yields MTIVIRSRPNLSPKATLITAAQTAFFRGPESAEALRIIDCLRQSGFEAVLAGGCVRDALLGKQPKDYDVATNATPDAVRQVFGKRSTLAFGASFGVIGVLPPRGDRSPDETVQPTEVATFRSDGEYSDGRRPDSVHYGNAEQDALRRDFTINGLFYDPISDQVIDYVNGVKDLQAGLLRTIGNPHLRFGEDKLRLLRAVRFTTTLGFKIDPTTRQAIRLHARDLPLVSGERIGAEMRRVFTAPSFVDGLRHLIDCHLDEVVLPELVSVDLDSLKTTSDHLARRDFPIVMACFLIHADAPEHALQSITQRWKLSNEEVRRVTAAITHHETVIHADRLAWSTVQPCLTDRDADVIIEVATAITHQRGHDVNGLSIARKALTLPADELNPPPLLTGDVLRSLGIPAGPQYKAILQAVRDAQLDGTIRTRDEAIAMARIDKPGSTS; encoded by the coding sequence ATGACAATCGTGATCCGGTCGCGACCGAATCTCTCACCCAAGGCAACGCTCATCACCGCCGCTCAAACCGCATTTTTCCGGGGCCCCGAATCGGCGGAAGCCCTTCGCATCATAGACTGCTTGCGCCAATCTGGATTCGAAGCCGTACTGGCCGGCGGGTGCGTACGTGATGCGCTATTGGGAAAGCAACCCAAAGACTATGACGTCGCCACGAATGCGACGCCCGATGCGGTTCGACAAGTATTCGGGAAGCGAAGCACGCTTGCTTTCGGAGCCTCCTTCGGCGTCATCGGAGTCCTACCACCTCGCGGCGATCGATCCCCCGACGAAACCGTTCAACCGACCGAGGTCGCGACCTTTCGAAGCGACGGCGAATACAGCGACGGTCGACGACCAGATTCCGTCCACTACGGAAACGCGGAACAGGACGCGCTGCGTCGCGACTTCACGATCAATGGACTGTTCTACGATCCGATCTCCGATCAAGTCATCGACTACGTCAACGGCGTCAAGGATCTGCAAGCAGGACTCCTTCGCACGATCGGCAATCCCCATCTGCGATTCGGCGAAGACAAATTGCGATTGCTCCGAGCGGTTCGATTCACGACGACGCTGGGTTTCAAGATTGATCCAACCACCCGTCAAGCCATTCGATTGCACGCCCGCGACCTTCCGTTGGTCAGCGGCGAACGAATCGGTGCCGAGATGCGGCGCGTCTTCACGGCTCCGTCGTTCGTTGACGGACTCAGGCACTTGATCGACTGCCATCTGGATGAAGTCGTGCTACCCGAGCTAGTGAGCGTGGATCTGGATTCATTGAAAACCACGTCTGATCATTTGGCACGACGCGACTTCCCCATCGTGATGGCCTGCTTTTTAATACATGCCGATGCACCGGAGCATGCTCTTCAATCGATCACCCAGCGATGGAAACTTTCGAACGAGGAAGTTCGCCGAGTCACCGCCGCGATAACGCATCACGAAACCGTCATCCACGCCGATCGGCTCGCTTGGTCGACGGTCCAGCCCTGTTTGACCGATCGTGATGCCGATGTCATCATCGAAGTTGCGACGGCCATCACGCACCAACGCGGCCACGATGTCAACGGCTTGTCGATTGCCCGCAAAGCCTTGACGTTGCCAGCGGACGAACTCAACCCGCCACCACTGCTAACCGGCGACGTCTTGCGGTCGCTCGGAATTCCCGCCGGACCGCAATACAAAGCGATCCTGCAAGCGGTCCGCGACGCCCAGCTCGACGGCACGATTCGGACTCGCGACGAGGCGATCGCCATGGCCAGGATCGATAAGCCGGGAAGCACTTCTTGA
- a CDS encoding succinylglutamate desuccinylase/aspartoacylase family protein — protein sequence MTDASDTQQWFGTDLGPGQSVNTEIEVTESYSGRNIAIPIQVRRGLRPGPTVFVSAALHGDELNGTGAIRTLIGDDSWTLDSGTLLMIPVLNLLGFERHSRYLPDRRDLNRCFPGSAGGSMASRLAKVIFDSVVARCDYGIDLHTAAVRRTNFPNVRANLDQDECLRLATAFGCGILLHGIGPKGSLRREATNLGCPTIVVEGGEVWKVESSVAECMTRGVLNVMKELGMMQGEPILPDSQVMIRETKWLRAERGGFMSMHCAPGDSVEKGQAIATNSSLLAEDQNRLEAPFSGIIIGMTTLPAVQPGEPVVHVGRLANTKSVRRHAKQVAGDDVQRTAHEHLATNIQVTTPTEE from the coding sequence ATGACTGACGCGTCCGACACACAGCAATGGTTCGGCACCGACCTGGGCCCTGGACAATCGGTGAATACCGAAATTGAGGTGACCGAAAGTTACAGCGGGCGAAATATCGCGATCCCAATTCAGGTTCGGCGCGGGCTCCGCCCCGGCCCCACCGTGTTCGTCAGCGCCGCGCTTCATGGCGACGAACTCAACGGCACCGGTGCCATTCGCACGTTGATTGGTGATGATTCGTGGACTCTCGATTCCGGCACGCTCTTGATGATTCCGGTGCTGAATTTGTTGGGTTTTGAACGGCACTCGCGTTACCTTCCCGACCGCCGCGATTTGAACCGTTGCTTTCCCGGGTCGGCCGGTGGCAGTATGGCATCGCGATTGGCCAAAGTCATCTTTGACTCCGTCGTTGCACGATGCGACTACGGAATCGACTTACACACAGCCGCCGTCCGTCGCACCAACTTTCCGAACGTACGCGCGAACCTTGACCAAGACGAGTGCTTGCGATTGGCAACAGCATTCGGATGCGGAATCTTGCTCCACGGCATTGGTCCTAAGGGATCGCTGCGCCGCGAAGCGACCAATCTGGGATGCCCGACAATCGTGGTCGAAGGTGGTGAAGTCTGGAAGGTCGAGTCGTCGGTCGCCGAGTGCATGACGCGAGGGGTTTTGAATGTGATGAAGGAACTTGGCATGATGCAGGGCGAACCGATCTTGCCCGATTCGCAGGTCATGATTCGAGAAACGAAGTGGCTGCGAGCCGAACGGGGTGGATTCATGTCGATGCACTGTGCCCCAGGCGATAGCGTCGAGAAAGGTCAAGCGATCGCCACCAACAGCAGTTTGTTGGCCGAAGACCAAAACCGACTCGAAGCACCTTTTTCCGGAATCATCATCGGCATGACGACGTTGCCCGCCGTCCAACCGGGCGAACCCGTCGTGCACGTGGGCCGACTTGCGAATACCAAATCAGTCCGCCGACACGCGAAACAGGTCGCCGGCGACGATGTTCAGCGCACAGCGCACGAGCATTTGGCGACCAACATCCAAGTCACAACGCCGACGGAAGAATGA
- a CDS encoding endonuclease/exonuclease/phosphatase family protein — protein MFKMLLLAVFGSGGVGYFKPDFPVIGPIVASIFQRGEPNRDGASAIDRITQIDPGPTSPQTTAPPRSNSSPPAGNLNPRSTNPVRTRLASSRRPDDRILIATFNIQVFGESKLDKPDVVETLASVIRQFDVIAIQEIRAQSDDILPRFLEAVNADGSRYAFLIGERLGRTISTEQYAFLYDTRRIEHDPYSFGTMTDKNDLLHREPFVARFRARTPSPERAFTFWLVNIHTDPDEVPAEIAALAEVFPVMQSARADEDDVILLGDLNASEHELGPLGRLPGMDWVVRDTSTNTRQSKAYDNILFDRRSTREATGQWGVMNLESVFGITREQAIEVSDHLPVWAEFSVWESITPGVANSNDPVDSQRR, from the coding sequence ATGTTCAAGATGCTGTTGCTGGCCGTTTTCGGCAGCGGTGGTGTCGGCTACTTCAAGCCCGACTTTCCGGTCATCGGCCCGATCGTCGCGAGCATTTTTCAGCGTGGTGAACCGAATCGCGATGGTGCGTCGGCGATCGATCGCATCACCCAAATCGATCCGGGACCCACATCGCCACAAACGACCGCTCCGCCGCGTTCGAACTCGTCGCCACCCGCCGGCAATCTGAATCCGCGTTCAACGAATCCCGTTCGGACGCGATTGGCATCGTCGCGGCGACCCGATGATCGAATATTGATCGCAACGTTCAACATCCAAGTTTTCGGCGAAAGCAAACTGGACAAACCCGATGTCGTCGAGACGTTGGCAAGCGTCATTCGTCAATTCGATGTCATCGCAATTCAAGAAATTCGCGCGCAAAGCGACGACATCCTGCCGCGTTTCCTGGAAGCCGTCAACGCCGACGGCAGCCGATACGCCTTCCTGATCGGCGAGCGATTGGGCCGCACCATCAGCACCGAACAGTACGCATTCCTTTACGATACGCGTCGCATCGAGCACGATCCCTATTCGTTCGGCACGATGACCGACAAGAACGACTTGCTACACCGCGAACCCTTTGTCGCTCGCTTTCGCGCGCGGACGCCTTCGCCCGAGCGAGCATTCACCTTCTGGTTGGTCAACATTCATACCGACCCCGACGAAGTGCCAGCGGAGATCGCTGCGTTAGCGGAAGTCTTTCCCGTCATGCAGTCGGCGCGCGCGGACGAGGATGATGTCATCTTGCTGGGTGACCTGAACGCGTCCGAACACGAACTCGGACCGCTCGGACGGTTACCGGGAATGGATTGGGTCGTTCGCGATACGAGTACGAACACACGACAAAGTAAAGCGTACGACAACATTTTGTTTGACCGACGGTCGACCCGTGAAGCGACCGGCCAATGGGGCGTGATGAACCTCGAAAGCGTTTTCGGCATCACCAGAGAACAAGCGATTGAGGTTTCCGATCACCTGCCAGTTTGGGCAGAATTTTCTGTGTGGGAATCCATCACACCCGGCGTCGCCAACAGCAACGATCCGGTGGATTCGCAACGAAGGTAG
- the hrpB gene encoding ATP-dependent helicase HrpB translates to MISPDEPRLPVSDCLVEIGDAIAKQLPVVLKAPPGAGKTTGVPPYLMETSVCGSGKILLIQPRRLAARSAAARLASIVGTTLGDDVGYQVRFDKKVTRNTRLIAMTTGILIRRLQDDPLLEDVSCVLLDEFHERSLEVDLALGMLHRIRTTLRPELSLVVMSATLDPQPIADFLGNARAIISEGRAFPVDIKYTKTTSRDRISEQVVGVLPDVLRSTPGHVLVFLPGVGEIRSTHRAIVDRRLDRDATVMELYGDLSPGDQDAVLGPSDVRKIILATNVAETSITIPGVTAVIDSGQARVMRFDPHVGLPKLMLESISQASADQRAGRAGRTAPGVCHRLWPAAANTARRQLDTPEIARGDLSDAVLTLAAWGEKDVMAFPWLTAPPLDAVDQATELLRRLNAIDESRNVTETGHRMIRLPLHPRMSRFMIEAAHDSIVPDAAIVAAILTERDPFRGRMRPVVTHLVACDISDRLECMKRFRNGDSSAVENAPAARQILRVADQIKRMVDRSDAQPSRVVSDHPIQAALLAAYPDRVARRRKPGDARGLMVGGRGVKLDPGSACRDGDLFLCIDVDGRGTEASVRAATTIDERWLDKRLMLEIDEPFFNPTLAAVVARRRRYFDDLMLSESPIKCEPSAEVAALLARHAALNLENVFPAKDKDIAAFIDRVRFLTEHMPELELLPMDDAGVRDVLEQLCQSRTSIKELKTAPWLDHLKSRYDWQTLQSIEQYAPAKMKVPSGNSITVHYAADRRPWMEVRIQELFGWSTTPKIAGGRIPLQLHLLGPNYRPQQITEDLQNFWNETYAHVRKELRRRYPKHHWPDDPTEAEATTRGLKPRP, encoded by the coding sequence ATGATCTCGCCCGACGAACCGCGACTACCGGTCTCGGATTGCTTGGTCGAAATCGGTGACGCGATCGCAAAGCAGCTCCCCGTTGTCTTGAAGGCTCCGCCGGGGGCCGGAAAAACCACGGGCGTCCCACCGTACCTGATGGAAACTTCCGTCTGTGGAAGTGGAAAAATTCTCTTGATCCAACCGCGTCGACTGGCTGCCCGTTCGGCTGCCGCACGACTCGCATCGATCGTTGGCACGACACTGGGTGACGACGTCGGCTATCAAGTCCGCTTCGACAAGAAGGTCACGCGGAACACTCGGTTGATCGCGATGACAACCGGAATCCTGATTCGCCGATTGCAGGATGATCCGTTGCTCGAAGACGTCTCGTGCGTCTTGCTGGACGAATTCCATGAACGAAGCCTCGAAGTCGACCTGGCACTGGGGATGTTGCATCGCATCCGAACGACGCTTCGTCCCGAACTAAGCTTGGTCGTCATGTCGGCGACCTTGGACCCGCAACCGATCGCCGACTTTCTTGGCAACGCACGTGCCATTATTAGCGAAGGACGAGCGTTCCCGGTAGACATCAAATACACCAAGACCACGTCGCGTGATCGGATCAGCGAACAGGTCGTCGGCGTTTTGCCCGATGTCCTGCGATCAACACCGGGTCATGTGCTCGTCTTCCTGCCGGGCGTCGGCGAAATCCGATCGACTCATCGAGCGATCGTCGATCGACGCCTTGATCGTGATGCGACCGTCATGGAACTGTATGGAGACCTATCGCCCGGCGACCAGGACGCCGTCCTTGGTCCGTCGGATGTTCGCAAGATCATTCTAGCGACCAATGTAGCCGAAACGTCGATCACGATTCCTGGTGTGACGGCCGTCATCGACAGCGGACAAGCTCGCGTGATGCGATTCGACCCCCACGTCGGCTTGCCCAAGCTGATGCTCGAATCCATATCGCAAGCATCCGCCGATCAACGCGCAGGCCGTGCCGGGCGGACAGCACCGGGCGTCTGCCATCGATTGTGGCCCGCAGCCGCGAACACAGCACGCCGACAACTCGATACACCGGAGATTGCTCGCGGCGATTTGTCCGACGCGGTCCTTACACTCGCCGCCTGGGGCGAAAAAGACGTGATGGCATTTCCTTGGTTGACCGCGCCGCCGTTGGACGCCGTCGATCAAGCCACGGAACTGCTGCGGCGCCTCAACGCGATCGACGAATCGCGAAATGTCACGGAAACCGGACATCGAATGATTCGCTTGCCGCTGCATCCAAGGATGTCTCGTTTCATGATCGAAGCCGCCCATGATTCGATCGTCCCCGATGCCGCTATCGTCGCAGCGATTCTGACCGAACGAGATCCGTTTCGTGGCAGAATGCGTCCGGTTGTCACGCATTTAGTTGCTTGTGACATAAGTGATCGACTGGAATGCATGAAACGGTTTCGCAACGGCGACTCATCGGCGGTCGAAAACGCACCAGCGGCACGGCAAATCCTTCGCGTTGCCGATCAAATCAAGCGAATGGTCGATCGCAGCGATGCCCAACCTTCACGCGTAGTCAGCGATCATCCGATCCAAGCGGCACTCTTAGCAGCGTATCCCGATCGAGTCGCCCGGCGGCGAAAGCCGGGTGATGCCCGCGGTTTGATGGTTGGCGGTCGTGGCGTCAAATTGGACCCTGGCTCGGCGTGTCGTGACGGAGATCTGTTTTTGTGCATCGACGTTGACGGACGTGGCACCGAAGCAAGCGTTCGCGCCGCAACCACAATCGATGAACGCTGGCTGGACAAGCGTTTGATGCTAGAAATCGACGAGCCGTTTTTCAATCCAACGCTGGCCGCCGTCGTCGCACGGCGTCGCCGCTACTTCGACGATCTGATGCTTTCCGAATCGCCGATCAAGTGCGAACCCTCAGCAGAGGTTGCGGCGTTGCTGGCTCGCCACGCGGCCTTGAACTTAGAAAACGTCTTCCCGGCGAAAGACAAAGACATCGCCGCGTTCATTGACCGAGTGAGATTCTTGACCGAGCATATGCCCGAACTTGAACTCTTACCCATGGACGATGCGGGCGTACGCGACGTCTTAGAACAGCTTTGTCAATCAAGAACGTCAATCAAGGAACTTAAAACGGCGCCATGGCTAGACCATCTGAAATCGCGATACGATTGGCAAACGCTGCAATCGATTGAGCAGTACGCGCCTGCGAAGATGAAGGTTCCCAGCGGCAATTCAATCACCGTTCACTATGCCGCCGATCGCAGACCTTGGATGGAAGTTCGCATTCAAGAATTGTTCGGATGGTCAACGACACCGAAGATTGCGGGCGGTCGAATTCCACTTCAACTTCATCTTCTGGGTCCGAACTATCGACCTCAACAGATCACCGAAGACCTTCAAAATTTCTGGAACGAAACCTACGCGCACGTGCGAAAAGAACTTCGTCGCCGATATCCGAAACACCATTGGCCCGACGACCCGACGGAGGCTGAAGCCACCACGCGTGGCCTTAAACCGAGACCGTGA
- a CDS encoding cytidine deaminase, with translation MSISSMTELKPHEIDRLVHSAISARDQAYAPHSHFYVGAAMLMDDGTIVCGCNVENASYSMCLCAERVAASSAVAAGHRRWKAIAIASVGGVTPCGACRQFLAEFCTDTLVVMVDVIDGARRTRNLNQLLPDAFDSSHLPSHR, from the coding sequence ATTTCGATTAGCAGTATGACTGAGTTGAAACCCCACGAGATTGACCGATTGGTTCATTCCGCTATCAGCGCGCGTGACCAAGCCTACGCCCCGCACAGTCATTTTTATGTCGGTGCTGCGATGTTGATGGACGACGGAACAATCGTTTGCGGATGCAACGTTGAAAATGCGAGCTATTCGATGTGCCTTTGCGCCGAACGGGTCGCCGCATCGTCGGCGGTTGCGGCGGGCCATCGTCGTTGGAAAGCGATCGCGATCGCCAGTGTTGGCGGTGTCACGCCATGCGGCGCCTGTCGCCAATTCTTGGCCGAGTTTTGCACCGACACACTCGTCGTGATGGTCGACGTGATCGACGGTGCGCGGCGGACTCGAAACCTGAACCAGTTGTTGCCCGATGCGTTCGATTCGTCGCACTTGCCAAGTCATCGCTAA
- a CDS encoding thymidine phosphorylase: MLASTLLVKKRDGNELSDDEIRFLIEGFCSGAVTDYQMSALAMAICIRGMNRREIATLTRAMLESGDRLPRPDRLAEGRLASGRPRVDKHSTGGLGDKVSLILAPLLAACDVDVPMVSGRGLGLTGGTLDKLESIEGFTVDLSDQESSRILKEVGAFIIGASERIAPADRRLYALRDVTGTVESIPLITASILSKKLAANLDALVMDVKAGSAAFMKTESDALRLADSLVAVGGEAGLPTTALITDMDQPLGRAIGNAIEVNESIDVLAGQSGAVRDLTIELCADLLVQVGVAPSLDSARTRLASTLDDGSAMERFERMIAAQGGRLSQPRRLAPQTEITADHDGFVARFDCSSIGQVVVAMGGGRRKKGDPIDHAVGVRVHHSVGDPVKRGEPILTLHCSTVQANDYAKLLANAVEVVDGPVCKSPLILGRLGVGR, encoded by the coding sequence ATGCTTGCATCCACACTGCTGGTTAAAAAACGCGACGGCAATGAACTTTCCGATGATGAAATTCGATTTTTGATCGAAGGATTTTGTTCCGGAGCGGTCACCGACTACCAAATGTCAGCTTTGGCGATGGCGATCTGCATAAGGGGCATGAACCGACGCGAGATCGCAACGCTGACCCGCGCGATGTTGGAAAGTGGGGATCGACTGCCACGACCGGACAGATTGGCCGAGGGACGACTGGCGAGCGGGCGACCGCGTGTCGACAAACACAGCACGGGTGGCTTGGGCGACAAAGTGTCCTTGATCCTTGCGCCGTTGCTGGCGGCCTGTGACGTCGACGTTCCGATGGTCAGCGGGCGCGGTTTGGGGTTGACTGGCGGGACGCTGGACAAGTTGGAATCGATCGAAGGATTCACCGTTGATTTGTCCGACCAGGAATCAAGTCGGATTTTGAAAGAAGTCGGTGCGTTCATTATCGGTGCCAGCGAGCGGATCGCGCCGGCCGATCGACGACTGTACGCATTGCGTGACGTGACCGGGACGGTGGAATCGATACCGTTGATCACGGCCAGCATCCTGAGCAAAAAATTGGCCGCCAATTTGGATGCTCTCGTCATGGATGTCAAAGCCGGTTCAGCCGCATTCATGAAAACCGAATCCGACGCGCTGCGGCTTGCCGATTCGTTAGTTGCGGTGGGCGGCGAGGCCGGATTGCCGACGACCGCGTTGATCACGGACATGGACCAACCGCTCGGCCGCGCCATCGGCAATGCGATCGAAGTCAACGAATCGATCGACGTCTTGGCGGGGCAATCGGGTGCCGTGCGAGATTTGACAATCGAACTTTGTGCCGACTTACTCGTTCAAGTCGGCGTCGCGCCTTCGCTAGATTCGGCTCGAACCCGTTTGGCGTCCACGCTCGATGACGGTAGTGCGATGGAAAGGTTTGAACGAATGATTGCCGCACAGGGTGGACGACTGAGCCAACCGCGACGCCTTGCCCCGCAAACCGAAATTACCGCGGATCACGATGGCTTTGTCGCCCGTTTCGATTGCAGTTCTATAGGGCAGGTCGTTGTAGCCATGGGGGGTGGGAGACGCAAAAAGGGAGATCCGATTGATCACGCTGTCGGAGTTCGCGTACATCACAGTGTTGGTGACCCGGTGAAACGTGGCGAGCCGATTTTGACGCTCCATTGTTCCACGGTCCAAGCAAACGATTATGCTAAGCTACTTGCCAACGCCGTTGAAGTCGTGGATGGCCCCGTCTGCAAGAGTCCGTTGATCCTTGGCCGATTGGGTGTTGGCCGATAG
- a CDS encoding S1C family serine protease, whose protein sequence is MSKHMTQFIVFMAVAVGLNIPTHAQTSATAEIQAGPRALSNAFRAAAKQATPAVVTILSYGQPVARPNQSGTANEKSDDNSPIEADEKQLTGIGSGVIVDADGMVITNNHVIANAKRVVVQMSDETEHEVTKVFGDPASDVATLKIISDSPLPHAQVGDSNAIEIGDWVLAIGSPFRLEATVSAGIISAKNRTIRRIDRGRLIQTDAAINPGNSGGPLIDLDGKVVAISTAIATRNGGYQGIGFAIPINQAKWIAEELAKHGKVRRAAIGIRIAELTPKIAKKFDLPVGLGILAYQIIEGSAAERGGIQPLDVIVEIDGESINDPASLQSAVERLPVGSFQEFKVFRAGKEVTLQIEIASMEDPTLSKDAESTSKDQTPEQTNAPDRTTAPDPVAADDDADRENGESEKAAEKMDEAEIDQADASGVPSDIPVLPKP, encoded by the coding sequence ATGTCTAAACACATGACTCAGTTCATCGTATTCATGGCAGTTGCCGTCGGCTTGAACATCCCGACTCATGCGCAAACCTCTGCCACTGCCGAAATTCAAGCCGGCCCCCGAGCTTTGTCCAATGCCTTCCGGGCCGCAGCCAAGCAAGCCACGCCGGCGGTGGTCACGATTTTGTCGTACGGACAACCAGTCGCTCGCCCTAACCAATCGGGCACCGCGAACGAAAAGTCCGACGACAACTCGCCGATCGAGGCGGACGAAAAACAACTGACCGGCATCGGCAGCGGGGTCATCGTCGACGCCGACGGTATGGTCATCACGAACAACCATGTGATTGCCAATGCAAAACGCGTCGTTGTTCAGATGTCCGACGAAACGGAACACGAAGTAACGAAAGTCTTTGGCGACCCGGCCAGCGACGTGGCGACGCTAAAGATCATCAGCGACAGTCCACTTCCTCACGCGCAGGTTGGCGATTCGAACGCGATCGAAATTGGCGACTGGGTACTGGCCATCGGCAGCCCCTTTCGTCTCGAAGCGACCGTCAGCGCCGGCATCATCAGCGCCAAAAACCGCACCATCCGTCGCATCGACCGCGGCCGATTGATCCAAACCGACGCGGCCATCAACCCCGGCAACTCGGGAGGCCCGTTGATCGATCTGGATGGAAAAGTGGTCGCGATCAGCACGGCCATCGCCACACGAAACGGCGGCTATCAAGGCATCGGCTTCGCGATCCCCATCAATCAAGCCAAGTGGATTGCCGAAGAACTGGCCAAGCACGGCAAAGTACGGCGTGCGGCCATCGGCATTCGCATTGCCGAACTGACACCCAAGATTGCCAAGAAATTCGACTTGCCGGTCGGGCTGGGGATCCTGGCCTACCAAATCATCGAAGGATCGGCTGCCGAACGAGGCGGAATCCAACCGCTCGATGTGATCGTTGAGATTGACGGTGAATCAATCAATGATCCCGCCAGCCTGCAATCGGCGGTAGAACGCTTGCCCGTCGGTTCATTCCAAGAATTCAAAGTCTTTCGCGCCGGCAAGGAAGTCACGCTTCAAATTGAAATCGCGTCGATGGAGGATCCGACGTTGTCAAAGGATGCAGAATCGACATCGAAAGATCAAACCCCCGAACAAACCAATGCACCGGATCGCACCACGGCACCCGATCCGGTCGCCGCCGATGACGACGCAGATCGTGAAAATGGCGAATCGGAAAAAGCGGCCGAAAAGATGGACGAAGCGGAAATCGACCAAGCCGATGCGTCGGGCGTGCCTTCTGATATCCCGGTATTGCCGAAACCCTAA
- a CDS encoding transglutaminase-like domain-containing protein, with protein MNTFNRFFDSDRRAWIRQATALTFGSVLVARASGQDIGEEGVATAASESLAETLSDAASDTRLVYDAPQIQNWKIGLVLETPVTCSNVLATFVVPMDWPEQTVTLLNQNIDRNVTGWKTRDLPGGARQVVLQMARVTAGSTVEITFELAVSRSRILPPDKTDDLLIPSRPSRELRNSMGNSPNIDTSNARIKMAARDLEKVEVENDWERVEKIYDFVRENVEYVEGPIRNASDALKDGKGDCEDMTSLFVAMCRNSGIPARMVWIPDHCYPEFYLETPPSDGQPSTGIWFPCQAAGTRQFGRMDEYRPVLQKGDRFKVPESSTQLRYVSEYFKCDRKGKGNPRPKFIRELIDV; from the coding sequence GTGAATACATTCAATCGATTTTTCGATTCCGACCGACGTGCGTGGATTCGGCAAGCGACCGCGTTGACGTTTGGATCGGTTTTGGTTGCCCGAGCAAGCGGACAAGATATCGGTGAAGAAGGCGTCGCGACGGCGGCATCGGAATCTTTGGCGGAAACTTTGTCGGATGCGGCAAGCGACACGCGATTGGTCTATGACGCGCCGCAAATCCAAAACTGGAAAATCGGTCTCGTCTTGGAAACGCCCGTCACATGCAGCAACGTGTTGGCGACGTTTGTCGTTCCGATGGATTGGCCCGAACAAACCGTTACGCTGTTGAACCAAAACATCGACCGAAATGTGACCGGTTGGAAAACGCGTGACCTTCCCGGCGGTGCCCGACAGGTCGTCCTGCAGATGGCTCGTGTCACGGCCGGATCGACGGTTGAGATTACTTTTGAGTTGGCCGTCTCGCGGTCACGCATTTTGCCGCCCGACAAAACGGACGATCTTTTGATTCCGTCTCGGCCCTCGCGAGAGCTGAGGAATTCGATGGGGAACAGTCCTAACATCGACACCAGCAACGCGCGGATCAAGATGGCGGCCAGAGATCTGGAGAAGGTCGAAGTTGAAAATGACTGGGAACGCGTCGAGAAAATTTATGACTTCGTCCGCGAAAATGTCGAGTATGTCGAGGGACCGATTCGAAACGCGTCCGATGCGTTGAAAGATGGGAAAGGCGACTGCGAAGACATGACCAGCCTGTTCGTCGCGATGTGTCGAAACAGCGGCATCCCCGCTCGCATGGTTTGGATTCCGGATCACTGTTACCCAGAATTCTATTTGGAAACGCCGCCGAGTGATGGCCAGCCTTCGACGGGAATCTGGTTTCCCTGTCAGGCGGCGGGGACGCGACAATTCGGCCGGATGGACGAGTATCGTCCCGTGCTGCAAAAGGGTGATCGTTTCAAAGTTCCCGAGAGCTCAACGCAACTTCGCTACGTCAGCGAGTACTTCAAGTGCGATCGGAAGGGCAAAGGTAACCCGCGTCCCAAGTTCATCCGTGAATTGATCGACGTTTGA